The following proteins are encoded in a genomic region of Sphingopyxis sp. YF1:
- a CDS encoding enoyl-CoA hydratase-related protein, with translation MSEILIDDDAGVRTITLNRPDRLNALTGSIMAPLADACADAARDGSVGCVIVTGAGRGFCAGGDLKEGGADKAVVPANAETGSRTEQGFVRLRGFMETSRLLHEMPKPTIAMINGPVAGAGIGIAGACDLRFAAKSASFLTAFDRIGGGGDFGSTWFWTKIVGTGVARELFLLGEKLSAEEAFAKGLYTRLFDDATLAGETMKAARRLADGPRMGYRYMKANLNNAEDWAFEAALDAEALNMGLSTSATAMIWREKKKQEEQGGG, from the coding sequence ATGAGCGAAATCCTGATCGACGATGATGCGGGGGTCCGCACCATCACCCTCAACCGGCCCGACCGGCTCAACGCGCTGACCGGATCGATCATGGCGCCGCTCGCCGACGCTTGCGCCGACGCGGCGCGCGATGGATCGGTGGGCTGCGTGATCGTGACCGGGGCGGGGCGTGGTTTCTGCGCCGGCGGCGACCTCAAGGAGGGCGGCGCCGACAAGGCGGTCGTGCCTGCCAATGCCGAGACCGGCAGCCGTACCGAACAGGGCTTCGTGCGGCTGCGCGGCTTCATGGAAACCTCGCGGCTGCTCCACGAAATGCCCAAGCCGACGATCGCGATGATCAATGGCCCGGTGGCGGGGGCGGGGATCGGCATCGCGGGGGCGTGCGACCTGCGCTTCGCCGCGAAGAGCGCGAGTTTTCTGACCGCCTTCGATCGCATCGGCGGCGGCGGCGATTTCGGATCGACCTGGTTCTGGACCAAGATCGTCGGCACCGGGGTGGCGCGCGAGCTTTTCCTGCTCGGCGAGAAACTGTCGGCGGAGGAGGCGTTTGCGAAGGGGCTTTACACGCGCCTGTTCGACGACGCGACTTTGGCGGGCGAGACGATGAAGGCCGCCCGCCGCCTCGCCGACGGGCCGCGCATGGGGTATCGTTATATGAAGGCGAACCTCAACAATGCCGAGGACTGGGCGTTCGAGGCCGCGCTGGATGCCGAGGCGCTCAATATGGGGCTGTCGACCAGCGCCACCGCGATGATCTGGCGGGAGAAGAAGAAGCAGGAGGAACAGGGCGGTGGCTGA
- a CDS encoding acyl-CoA dehydrogenase family protein, translating into MHFHLTPEQTAIQDAVRGTLADHWPMERLHAFADGADDFDRASWDALMALGIGGLLAPDSGMGLLEAALVCEIAGEAAAPGPLIGQLLAVAAVACSGDAAAKAHLDGLAGGTKVAALVDGGSAYVACARAADLFLIVDRAAGVRLVAAADATIEAVPASDRSRPVSKVGVAADAGTALFAASDPMTARLADAALVLVAADALGGAQKVTDMSVAYAKEREQFGQPIGRFQGLKHQLAHMALDVEPARALVWYAAYAWDSQLPDAPRAAAMAKAHLCDVYVRATRAAVAAHGGIGYTWEYGLHYWFRRAAFDRAWLGSPAAHRARAAALAGW; encoded by the coding sequence ATGCATTTTCACCTGACCCCAGAACAGACGGCGATTCAGGACGCGGTCCGCGGGACGCTGGCCGACCATTGGCCGATGGAAAGGCTGCACGCCTTTGCCGACGGTGCCGACGATTTCGACCGGGCGAGCTGGGACGCGCTGATGGCGCTCGGGATCGGCGGCTTGCTGGCGCCCGACAGCGGCATGGGGCTGCTCGAGGCGGCGCTGGTCTGCGAGATCGCGGGCGAGGCGGCAGCGCCGGGGCCGCTGATCGGTCAGCTGCTGGCCGTCGCAGCGGTGGCGTGCAGCGGCGATGCCGCGGCGAAGGCGCATCTCGACGGACTGGCCGGGGGGACAAAGGTCGCGGCGCTGGTCGACGGCGGCAGCGCCTATGTCGCCTGCGCGCGCGCCGCCGACCTGTTCCTGATCGTCGACCGGGCAGCCGGGGTGCGGCTCGTCGCCGCCGCGGACGCAACGATCGAGGCGGTTCCGGCGTCCGACCGCAGCCGGCCGGTGTCGAAGGTCGGGGTTGCGGCCGACGCCGGCACGGCGCTGTTCGCGGCGTCCGACCCGATGACCGCCCGCCTTGCCGACGCGGCGCTGGTGCTCGTCGCCGCCGACGCGCTGGGGGGCGCGCAGAAAGTGACCGACATGAGCGTCGCCTATGCCAAGGAGCGCGAGCAGTTCGGCCAGCCGATCGGCCGTTTCCAGGGGCTGAAACACCAGCTCGCGCACATGGCGCTCGACGTCGAGCCCGCGCGCGCGCTCGTCTGGTACGCCGCCTATGCGTGGGATTCGCAGCTGCCCGACGCGCCGCGCGCCGCGGCGATGGCAAAGGCCCACCTGTGCGACGTCTACGTCAGGGCGACCCGGGCGGCGGTCGCCGCGCACGGGGGTATCGGGTACACTTGGGAATATGGACTCCATTACTGGTTTCGTCGCGCGGCTTTTGACCGGGCATGGCTCGGAAGCCCCGCCGCGCACCGCGCGCGGGCGGCGGCGCTCGCGGGATGGTGA
- a CDS encoding thioesterase family protein, translated as MSDPTDRIPHYFVRDGDSFLPSGLARNPWFANAVAGGPIAALIGHAVEEAGFDPAFEVCRLTIDILGVVPHAALTPRFVPVRQGRQAQLHRIELLADGKLVAQAHLLLARHLDTPTVPAPQPHPAPLEVEERRFLAGATMAGAIRTRPVMGEARAPGRGVVWLRMDGEVVLGTPASPFAKACLFADFGNGVGSSTHAAEWSYANLDISIQFFRKPRGEWFLLDAFTEGAGNGHAVAQNIFADADGVYAKGTQTIFVAPGQELS; from the coding sequence ATGAGTGATCCCACCGACCGCATCCCGCATTATTTCGTCCGCGATGGCGACAGCTTCCTTCCTTCGGGCCTCGCGCGCAATCCATGGTTCGCCAATGCGGTCGCGGGCGGCCCGATCGCGGCCCTGATCGGCCATGCCGTCGAGGAGGCGGGATTCGATCCCGCGTTCGAGGTCTGCCGCCTCACGATCGACATCTTGGGCGTGGTGCCGCACGCGGCGCTGACCCCGCGTTTCGTGCCGGTCCGCCAGGGGCGGCAGGCGCAACTGCACCGGATCGAACTGCTCGCGGACGGCAAGCTGGTGGCGCAGGCGCATCTGCTGCTCGCGCGCCATCTCGACACCCCTACCGTCCCCGCGCCGCAGCCGCACCCCGCCCCTCTGGAGGTCGAGGAACGCCGTTTCCTCGCCGGGGCGACGATGGCAGGCGCGATCCGAACCCGTCCGGTCATGGGCGAAGCCCGCGCGCCGGGACGCGGCGTCGTGTGGCTGCGCATGGACGGCGAGGTTGTGCTCGGCACTCCCGCCTCGCCCTTTGCCAAGGCCTGCCTCTTCGCCGATTTCGGCAACGGCGTCGGCAGTTCGACCCACGCCGCCGAATGGAGCTATGCCAATCTCGACATCTCGATCCAGTTCTTCCGCAAGCCGCGCGGCGAATGGTTCCTGCTCGACGCCTTCACCGAAGGCGCGGGCAACGGCCATGCGGTCGCGCAGAATATCTTTGCCGACGCGGATGGCGTCTATGCCAAGGGCACGCAGACGATCTTCGTCGCGCCGGGACAGGAACTGTCATGA
- a CDS encoding enoyl-CoA hydratase/isomerase family protein has protein sequence MADFAHIRIDRHDAGIAAVVVARADIGNASSPEMLGEIRDAFAALSADREVRAIVFAAEGKHFSVGADFAFLQRLTGMTASEIKDTVYANFQGAARAIYRCPKPTLALVQGAAVTVGCELALACDFRIAADSAMFQESWIKLGIMPPLGGTFLLPRIVGLGRAMEMCLRGKQVRAEEALSIGLVSEVVAKDELSARGMDLARELAASAPLGYATVKQSIQRALESSMEAEWQANLPNQALLLGSKDHREGLAAVTEKRAPAFTGE, from the coding sequence GTGGCTGATTTCGCGCATATCCGGATCGACCGGCACGACGCAGGCATCGCGGCGGTGGTGGTCGCGCGCGCCGATATCGGCAACGCCTCGTCGCCTGAGATGCTCGGCGAAATTCGCGACGCCTTTGCCGCACTGTCGGCCGACCGCGAGGTCCGTGCGATCGTCTTTGCCGCCGAGGGCAAGCATTTCTCGGTCGGCGCCGATTTTGCCTTTTTGCAGCGGCTCACGGGCATGACAGCCAGCGAGATCAAGGACACCGTCTACGCCAATTTCCAGGGCGCGGCGCGCGCCATCTATCGCTGTCCGAAGCCGACGCTGGCGCTGGTGCAAGGGGCGGCGGTGACGGTCGGGTGCGAGCTCGCGCTCGCGTGCGATTTCCGTATCGCGGCCGACAGCGCGATGTTCCAGGAAAGCTGGATCAAGCTGGGCATCATGCCGCCGCTCGGCGGGACTTTTTTGCTGCCGCGGATCGTCGGGCTGGGCCGCGCGATGGAGATGTGCCTGCGTGGCAAGCAGGTGCGTGCCGAGGAAGCGCTCAGCATCGGGCTGGTCAGCGAGGTGGTCGCAAAGGACGAATTGTCGGCGCGCGGCATGGATCTCGCCCGCGAACTCGCGGCATCCGCCCCGCTCGGCTACGCGACGGTCAAGCAGTCGATCCAGCGCGCACTCGAAAGCAGCATGGAGGCCGAGTGGCAGGCGAACCTGCCCAATCAGGCGCTGCTCCTCGGCAGCAAGGACCATCGCGAGGGGCTGGCGGCGGTGACCGAAAAGCGCGCGCCGGCGTTTACCGGGGAATAA
- a CDS encoding acyl-CoA dehydrogenase family protein translates to MDLSYGEAAEAYRAEVRAFLSLHWPPPAELRGPDLKAFVRTFRALATEQGHLYRAIPKQYGGSEQPVDVIRAQVIREEYQRARAPMEVGGNGMNMTVPTLLEKGSEEQKALFIRATVEGDYIWGQGYSEPGSGSDLASVRTRGELSADGSKWIINGQKIWTSQGMQATHMFMLVRTEPDAPKHDGITYLLIDLDQPGITRRPIRQMTGEEGDHTFCEFFFDNAETPVSWQVGARGQGWYVSRTTLKHERASIGGADGLGRQFAKLVELAKEVGRIDEPLVRDRLAQIEGFVLSHRYSSYRLFSCAAAGEDAGPVALMMKLLLTETGHEMALLAQELIGEHGFVEPVGAGGRGHRGPRGPEKWMDQIMGSLGNSIAGGASNIQRNIIGERGLGLPRDLAMSGER, encoded by the coding sequence ATGGATCTGAGCTATGGCGAAGCCGCCGAGGCCTATCGCGCCGAAGTGCGGGCCTTTCTGTCGCTGCACTGGCCGCCGCCCGCCGAGCTGCGCGGCCCCGACCTGAAGGCTTTCGTTCGCACCTTTCGCGCGCTCGCGACCGAGCAGGGGCATCTCTATCGCGCGATTCCAAAGCAATATGGCGGGTCGGAGCAGCCGGTCGACGTGATCCGCGCGCAGGTGATCCGCGAGGAATATCAGCGCGCGCGCGCGCCGATGGAGGTCGGCGGTAACGGCATGAACATGACCGTGCCGACGCTGCTCGAAAAGGGCAGCGAGGAGCAGAAGGCGCTTTTCATCCGGGCGACGGTCGAAGGCGATTATATCTGGGGGCAGGGTTATTCGGAGCCCGGTTCGGGCAGCGACCTGGCCAGCGTGCGGACGCGCGGCGAATTGTCCGCCGACGGCAGCAAATGGATCATCAACGGCCAGAAGATCTGGACGTCGCAGGGCATGCAGGCGACGCACATGTTCATGCTGGTGCGCACCGAACCCGACGCGCCCAAGCATGACGGCATCACCTATCTGCTGATCGATCTGGACCAGCCGGGCATCACCCGCCGCCCGATCCGCCAGATGACCGGCGAGGAAGGCGACCATACCTTCTGCGAATTCTTTTTCGACAATGCCGAGACGCCGGTGAGCTGGCAGGTCGGCGCGCGCGGGCAGGGCTGGTACGTCAGCCGCACGACGCTGAAGCACGAGCGCGCGAGCATCGGCGGTGCCGACGGGCTGGGCCGCCAGTTCGCGAAGCTGGTCGAGCTGGCGAAGGAGGTCGGGCGTATCGACGAACCGCTGGTGCGCGACAGGCTGGCCCAGATCGAGGGGTTCGTGCTGTCGCACCGCTATTCGAGCTATCGCCTGTTCAGCTGTGCCGCCGCGGGCGAGGATGCCGGGCCGGTGGCGCTGATGATGAAGCTGCTGCTGACCGAGACCGGGCACGAAATGGCATTGCTGGCGCAGGAACTGATCGGCGAACATGGTTTCGTCGAACCCGTGGGCGCGGGCGGGCGCGGCCATCGCGGGCCGCGGGGCCCCGAAAAATGGATGGACCAGATCATGGGCAGCCTCGGCAATTCGATCGCGGGGGGCGCATCGAACATCCAGCGCAACATCATCGGCGAACGCGGGCTGGGCCTGCCCCGCGACCTGGCGATGAGCGGGGAGCGCTGA